The nucleotide sequence CGGATGGACAATCAATCAGAAAAACCTGCCCAGCCCGGTCGACCAGCAAGTTGCGCCACTTCAAGTCATTGTGGGTGAAGTGATGATCATGCAGATGCCGAGTGATGGCTGCTACCTGCGCACTCACACTGCGCACCCACAGCGGATCACCCAAGCGCGCATCATTCTGGGACACCAGAACTGCTAGATCGTCGGTACCCGCTAGTTCACGAGTAATTAATGCACCGCGCGTGAACGCACCCAGATTACGCTCCTGACCGGCGGCAACCACTTGCGCAGTTGCAACGCCCCATTTGGCAAACCGCTTCAAGTTGCGCCATTCGGTTTTGACCCGCGTGCGTGACAAGTAGCGCCGTAAGCCCTTGCCCGCACTGCGATAACGTTTGACGTAGTAGCGCACGCCGGCCAGTTCGACACGTATCACTTCAGAAATGGCATCTTTTGTAATCTGCTCGCCCTGTAAATCGAAGACCTTGTCCAAGTCGCC is from Pseudomonas sp. TMP9 and encodes:
- a CDS encoding lipopolysaccharide kinase InaA family protein; the protein is MAGWKLEASFSGLADAFGDLDKVFDLQGEQITKDAISEVIRVELAGVRYYVKRYRSAGKGLRRYLSRTRVKTEWRNLKRFAKWGVATAQVVAAGQERNLGAFTRGALITRELAGTDDLAVLVSQNDARLGDPLWVRSVSAQVAAITRHLHDHHFTHNDLKWRNLLVDRAGQVFLIDCPSGSFWWGAALRYRIIKDLACLDKVAKKQLSRSQRLRFYLQYLGRQRLNASDKQRLRKVIGFFEGRE